The following are encoded in a window of Oceanidesulfovibrio indonesiensis genomic DNA:
- a CDS encoding MFS transporter: MTDIQSRGASCGLEADAGTRLFFDRNLQICFGITLMVVLGVASVTPAFPLVMEALGVSAHQIGLVVTSFTIPGVVLTPVMGVLADRYGRKRTIVPSLILFGLAGFACGFARDFTLLLALRFLQGVGAAALGALNITIIGDLFSGTRRATALGLNASVLALAVAAYPILGGSLAYFGWFAPFFLPVLAVPLGLIVLTRLDNPEPTEHQKLGEYFLAIWAGIRNPQVLGLLLATMATFMIIYGPVLTYLPVYLNEVFNASSFSIGCIISAASLMTALVASQLGRLAARFSERRLFKVAFLVYAIACALLPHMDGLWWYILPIALFGLGQGLNLPSVQSLLTAYAPMEQRGAFMAVNGMALRLGQTIGPLVMGGLYAVFGMEGVFYGGSVVALVMFFSALVLVR, translated from the coding sequence GTGACCGACATACAATCCCGCGGCGCATCATGCGGTCTGGAAGCGGACGCGGGGACCCGTCTTTTTTTCGACCGCAACCTTCAGATCTGTTTTGGCATCACCCTCATGGTGGTGCTCGGCGTGGCGTCCGTGACTCCGGCCTTTCCGCTGGTCATGGAGGCGCTCGGTGTCTCGGCGCATCAAATTGGACTCGTGGTTACGTCCTTCACCATCCCGGGCGTAGTGCTCACCCCGGTTATGGGTGTTCTCGCGGACCGCTACGGCCGCAAGCGCACCATCGTGCCTTCTCTCATACTTTTCGGTCTGGCCGGGTTCGCCTGCGGCTTTGCGCGGGACTTCACATTGCTGCTTGCCTTGCGGTTCTTGCAGGGCGTGGGCGCGGCAGCTCTGGGCGCCCTGAACATCACGATCATCGGCGACCTTTTCAGCGGCACCAGGCGCGCCACGGCCCTGGGGCTCAATGCGAGTGTGCTGGCGCTGGCAGTGGCGGCATACCCCATCCTGGGAGGCTCCCTGGCCTATTTTGGCTGGTTCGCGCCGTTCTTCCTGCCTGTTCTGGCAGTGCCGCTCGGCTTGATCGTGCTCACCAGGCTCGACAATCCGGAGCCCACAGAGCACCAGAAGCTGGGCGAGTATTTCCTTGCGATCTGGGCAGGAATACGCAACCCGCAAGTGCTCGGGCTGCTGCTCGCCACCATGGCCACATTTATGATCATCTACGGGCCCGTGCTGACGTATCTTCCCGTCTATCTCAACGAAGTATTCAACGCGTCGAGTTTTTCCATAGGCTGCATCATTTCGGCTGCGTCGTTGATGACGGCTCTTGTCGCTTCCCAACTTGGGCGTCTGGCTGCGCGGTTTTCCGAGCGGCGACTCTTTAAAGTTGCGTTTCTCGTGTATGCCATAGCGTGCGCGCTCCTGCCGCACATGGATGGCCTCTGGTGGTACATTCTGCCCATTGCGCTTTTCGGCCTCGGCCAGGGGCTCAATCTGCCGTCCGTTCAATCATTGCTCACAGCGTATGCGCCCATGGAGCAGCGGGGGGCGTTCATGGCGGTGAACGGCATGGCTCTTCGCCTGGGACAGACCATCGGCCCGTTGGTCATGGGAGGTCTTTATGCGGTCTTCGGCATGGAGGGTGTGTTCTACGGGGGCTCCGTCGTGGCGCTCGTGATGTTTTTCAGCGCTCTTGTATTGGTGCGGTGA
- the pspF gene encoding phage shock protein operon transcriptional activator encodes MTLLRQDPASIDLIGSSEAFLAFRDELTRVARVDRPVIIVGERGTGKELAAARLHYLSPRWQARLVTLNCAALAPSLQEAELFGHEPGAFTGAASRRRGRFEVADRGTLFLDELANMPMTLQEKILRVVEYGVFERLGSSEPTAVDVRVIAATNMDLPSLAEAGRFKKDLLDRLSFEVLTLPPLRERGEDIPLMTAHFATRMSTEIGQNELPEFTPNAMGMLMNHDWPGNVRELKNVVERAVVRSGGARIRAENLVFDPFESPYRPQPAIETDGVEIAEEPSPAEGPKEMSGPMSRAGSNTLLDIPLKDRLAEVERSALRDALARSQYNQRRAAEVLGLTYHQFRGLYRKHRPDMEASPNNNE; translated from the coding sequence ATGACTCTTTTGCGACAGGACCCGGCGTCCATCGATCTTATCGGCAGCAGCGAAGCATTCCTGGCGTTTCGCGACGAATTGACTCGCGTGGCTCGCGTGGACAGACCAGTCATCATCGTAGGCGAGCGCGGTACCGGTAAAGAACTTGCTGCGGCCCGGCTGCATTATCTTTCCCCGCGTTGGCAGGCTCGTCTCGTCACGCTCAATTGCGCAGCACTGGCGCCATCGCTCCAGGAGGCCGAACTTTTTGGTCACGAGCCCGGCGCATTTACCGGTGCTGCTTCGCGGCGGCGGGGTCGGTTCGAAGTGGCGGATCGCGGCACATTGTTCCTGGACGAGTTGGCGAACATGCCTATGACGCTCCAGGAAAAGATACTGCGTGTGGTTGAGTACGGCGTGTTCGAACGGCTCGGCTCATCGGAGCCCACGGCCGTGGACGTGCGGGTGATAGCGGCCACCAATATGGACCTGCCGTCCCTGGCTGAGGCGGGAAGATTCAAGAAGGATCTGCTGGACCGGTTGAGTTTCGAGGTGCTGACGTTGCCCCCATTGCGGGAGCGCGGCGAGGACATCCCGCTCATGACAGCCCATTTCGCCACGAGGATGAGCACGGAAATCGGACAGAATGAATTGCCCGAGTTCACGCCCAACGCCATGGGAATGTTGATGAACCATGATTGGCCCGGCAACGTGCGGGAGCTGAAGAACGTGGTGGAACGCGCCGTGGTCCGTAGCGGCGGCGCCAGGATACGAGCAGAGAATCTTGTGTTCGATCCGTTCGAATCTCCGTACAGACCGCAACCAGCTATAGAGACAGACGGTGTGGAGATTGCGGAAGAGCCGTCTCCTGCGGAAGGACCGAAGGAAATGTCAGGACCCATGTCGCGTGCGGGCTCGAATACCCTGCTCGACATACCACTGAAGGATCGTCTGGCCGAAGTGGAGCGCAGCGCTCTGCGGGACGCTCTGGCAAGGTCGCAATACAATCAGCGCCGCGCGGCCGAGGTTCTTGGGCTGACATACCACCAGTTTCGAGGTTTGTACCGGAAGCATCGGCCAGACATGGAAGCATCGCCGAATAATAACGAATGA